The nucleotide window GAACGCTCGCGCTCCCCTCGTCTGTGGTCAAGCGACAAACGTAGACGCCACTTGCCACGCTCTGTCCCAGATCATCGGTTCCATCCCACTGCACGCGGTAGGCGCCCCCGGTTTGCGGCCGGTCCACCACGGTCTTGACCTTCCGTCCCAATGCATCGTAAAGGGCTAACTGCACATGGTGCACGCCCTCAGGCACTTCGTAGTGGAGCGTCACCAGGGCGTTGAACGGATTTGGGTAGCCCTGGGAAAGGCGAAGCCTCGTCGGCACACTGGCTGCAGGTGCCTCCACGGCGACCTGAGCGGCCCGGGCGATGCGTAGGTCGTCAAAGACCAGCGTGCCCTGCGCTGCGCTTCCGGGATGGTAAGAGAGCTGGATGCTGTCGAAGCCAAGGGTCCCGTCCAAGTTGCCGTCGCCCAGCCAGGTCCCCGTGCCATCGCGCGACATGTCCCAGGTCACCAATCGCCACCCCACCCAGTCGATAGTGTACCATGGGCTCACCTCGTGGTTGGCGGCCTGGTAGTCGGGCACGCGGTCGTCCACGCAAAAACGGAACAAGGTGCCGCTCCCGTCGCCGAACACGTAGACCTGCAACAGGTAGGAGCTATCAAAGCGTACATTTTTCGGCGCGCCTCCGGACAGGTACACCCGGATGAGCCAGGAGGAGGCACCTACGTCCCAGGCATAGTTCACCCTCATAGCGGTAGTGCTTCCCGTGAGGAGGTTCACCACCTCCTGCTCCGCCTGTCTGTTCGTTTGCTCGGTCACAATGCCTGTGGTGCTGCCACTTTGTTGCGGCGCCCACCAGTTGCCCAGGCCCGCCTCAAAATCGTCGATGCGCGTGGTCTGCAGGGACGTGCCTGTGGTGACGAAGCTGTAGGAGCGGTTATTGATGACCACGTTGCCAAAATAGTCCCGCAGGCCAGCGAAGATCCTCGTGACATACGTCTCCCGTGGGTACAATGGGCCATCTGGGAAGAACGTCAACACGCTCTGCTTGTTCACCAGATAGTGCTTCAGCTTACCGGGGACGTAGGTATGGTCTAGGAAGCGCTCCACTTTGAAAAGCGCGGCAAAGTCCACCGTGGTGTCCAGCTTTTCGTCGTACCATGCGCTGATGATGGGATCAAGCTCAACATTGGTGGCGTTCTGCTTCGGGTAAATCTTGACCAGCTTTGGGGGAGTGATGTCCGCACGGCTGGTGCGGAAGTGGACGACGAAATCGTCGCCGCCCACGCCGTCACCATTGCCGTCCAGCAAGTACCCATGAATGCTGCGCGCCGTGCCGGCGATGCTCAGCACATAGTCGGTGGTGAAGAGCAGGGTATCCGTCTTTACGGTGAGACGCGTGCCGTCAGAAGACCAGGAGAACGAAACGGCGGCTGGGGGCTGCAGCGCAAAGGCTGCTTCCACCGACTGCTGATCCATGGGCCTGCTGAAGGTGATGGACATGTCTGCCCAGGCGGGAAAAGCCGTATCGCCATTCGCCGGGTAGGTACTCTTGACCACCGGCGGCACGGTGCTGTACAGTCCCACATCCACGAAGGTAAAAAAGGTGTCAGACAGAGTGACGCGCATTTGCACGGGGATGTAGTTGTCAGCCTCGACGCTTAGCTCAGTGCTGCCCGTACCCAACCCTTCGATGTAGTAGAAGCCGTTGTGCAGCTGCTGCGGATCGGTGGAGTAGAGGTGGAATAGCGACTCGTAGGTATCGGTCACGTAGGTGGAGCCACCCACGGTGACCCTGGCGCCGTTGAGCGGGACGCCTGTCTCCGCATCGTAGACGATCCCGGTGCAGATTCCCGGTGCCGGTCGCGGCAGGCGGTGGAAGCGCAAGATAGACCAGAAGAAGGTACGCGCCTCCAGCCGCTTCCAGTCGGCATTCATAAAGAGCTGGTTCTGCCGCGGATTGGTGTGGAAACCGGCCTCGCTCAGCTCGGAGGGCATGGTCGTCTCGCGGTTCACGTGCAGGTATGGCCCACCGGAAGTCCGACAAAAGTCCGACCAGGTGTAGAAGCTGCAATCGCCGATGGAGCCCCTGGTGGTCGTGCGCATCCCGCGTGTCAGAAGCACGACCATGATATCCGACATCGCCTTGCCGCCGGGCGGGTACTTCTCCTGGCCGTTGTAGTATTGGCCCCACAGGAGCAACGTGCTGTTGGCCGAAGGGTCGCCAGCATCGCTGTGGATGGAGTGAAACCAGGCAGCACCGACGCGGTTGGCAAAATCGGTGCGTTGGGTCAGCGACACCTGCTGCTGGTCGTTGGTGCGCGAGATGTAGACCGTGTCGATGTCCGTCTCGTTGAGCAGCATCTCGCGCAGGCGCAAGCCGACGCGCAAGTTGCGCTCCGCCTCAGAGTAGCCGTACACCCCCATGTTCTCCTTCTGGCTGTGGCCGGGGTCGAGGAAAATGTTCCAGCCAGCCAACCCGGTCACTTGCGCCAGCCCAAACGCCGGCAGGAACAGACCCGCCAGAAGCACAAGCCTGCCCAAGCACGTTTTCTTCATGTTCATCTGCATCTATGTCCTGTCTCCGTTGTTCCTTCGCAAGCCGACTCACTGCTCAATGCGCATCTTGCCGGTGTCTGCGATCTCGACGCGGAGCACATA belongs to Calditrichota bacterium and includes:
- a CDS encoding Ig-like domain-containing protein — protein: MNMKKTCLGRLVLLAGLFLPAFGLAQVTGLAGWNIFLDPGHSQKENMGVYGYSEAERNLRVGLRLREMLLNETDIDTVYISRTNDQQQVSLTQRTDFANRVGAAWFHSIHSDAGDPSANSTLLLWGQYYNGQEKYPPGGKAMSDIMVVLLTRGMRTTTRGSIGDCSFYTWSDFCRTSGGPYLHVNRETTMPSELSEAGFHTNPRQNQLFMNADWKRLEARTFFWSILRFHRLPRPAPGICTGIVYDAETGVPLNGARVTVGGSTYVTDTYESLFHLYSTDPQQLHNGFYYIEGLGTGSTELSVEADNYIPVQMRVTLSDTFFTFVDVGLYSTVPPVVKSTYPANGDTAFPAWADMSITFSRPMDQQSVEAAFALQPPAAVSFSWSSDGTRLTVKTDTLLFTTDYVLSIAGTARSIHGYLLDGNGDGVGGDDFVVHFRTSRADITPPKLVKIYPKQNATNVELDPIISAWYDEKLDTTVDFAALFKVERFLDHTYVPGKLKHYLVNKQSVLTFFPDGPLYPRETYVTRIFAGLRDYFGNVVINNRSYSFVTTGTSLQTTRIDDFEAGLGNWWAPQQSGSTTGIVTEQTNRQAEQEVVNLLTGSTTAMRVNYAWDVGASSWLIRVYLSGGAPKNVRFDSSYLLQVYVFGDGSGTLFRFCVDDRVPDYQAANHEVSPWYTIDWVGWRLVTWDMSRDGTGTWLGDGNLDGTLGFDSIQLSYHPGSAAQGTLVFDDLRIARAAQVAVEAPAASVPTRLRLSQGYPNPFNALVTLHYEVPEGVHHVQLALYDALGRKVKTVVDRPQTGGAYRVQWDGTDDLGQSVASGVYVCRLTTDEGSASVQLVLTR